The Nocardioides campestrisoli genome includes a window with the following:
- a CDS encoding chemotaxis protein CheX, translating into MNAEQALVAASPKPADVRMLTEEVWASFLAEHGPLQVGTDPDFAPDWSASVTVKGEWNGVVALEMSTSGAQQLTRSMLALDSAAELVDGDLVDAIGEMVNMIGGNVKSLVRGPCRLSLPLVTAGRFLHGSAQREVVRLGCTWAREPLAITVHAGRPTPRETR; encoded by the coding sequence ATGAACGCCGAGCAGGCGCTCGTCGCGGCCAGTCCCAAGCCGGCCGACGTACGGATGCTGACCGAGGAGGTCTGGGCCTCCTTCCTCGCCGAGCACGGACCGCTCCAGGTCGGCACCGACCCGGACTTCGCCCCCGACTGGTCGGCCAGCGTCACGGTCAAGGGCGAGTGGAACGGCGTGGTCGCGCTGGAGATGAGCACCTCGGGCGCGCAGCAGCTCACCCGCAGCATGCTGGCCCTCGACTCCGCCGCGGAGCTGGTCGACGGCGACCTGGTCGACGCGATCGGCGAGATGGTCAACATGATCGGCGGCAACGTGAAGAGCCTGGTCCGGGGCCCGTGCCGGCTCTCCCTCCCGCTGGTCACCGCGGGCCGGTTCCTGCACGGCTCGGCGCAGCGCGAGGTGGTCCGGCTCGGGTGCACGTGGGCCCGGGAGCCGCTCGCCATCACCGTGCACGCCGGCCGCCCGACGCCGCGGGAGACCCGATGA
- a CDS encoding CheR family methyltransferase, with translation MSLSTLSFAYVSDLVRRETAMLYPPEKAYLVESRLEPLARAAGARSLEAYVAQLRHDPNEQARVADALTINETSWYRDNTPFRALATDIVPALLRERSGRHLSVWSAACSSGQEPYSIAMTLEERLPQDWTTEIWATDVSPTMVERVAAGRYGQVEMNRGLPATSLVKYFTRTGSEWEVLPQLRAMVRPSVVNLIDDLPAMPRFDVVFLRNVLIYFDLAVRHEVLDRVRDVMAPDGYLVLGSSETAMDLGDRWVRETCGRLQLHRPAPYVRTPAAAPTLTATGS, from the coding sequence GTGAGCCTCTCGACCCTGAGCTTTGCCTACGTCTCCGACCTCGTACGTCGTGAGACGGCGATGCTCTATCCCCCGGAGAAGGCCTACCTGGTCGAGTCCCGGCTCGAGCCGCTCGCCCGCGCTGCCGGGGCGCGCAGCCTCGAGGCGTACGTCGCCCAGCTGCGGCACGACCCGAACGAGCAGGCCCGGGTCGCCGACGCCCTGACCATCAACGAGACCTCCTGGTATCGCGACAACACGCCCTTCCGTGCGCTGGCCACCGACATCGTGCCGGCGCTGCTCCGCGAGCGGAGCGGTCGGCACCTCTCGGTCTGGTCGGCGGCCTGCTCCAGCGGGCAGGAGCCCTACAGCATCGCGATGACGCTGGAGGAGCGGCTGCCCCAGGACTGGACCACGGAGATCTGGGCGACCGACGTCTCCCCCACGATGGTCGAGCGGGTCGCCGCCGGCCGCTACGGCCAGGTGGAGATGAACCGGGGCCTGCCGGCCACCTCGCTGGTCAAGTACTTCACCCGCACCGGCTCGGAGTGGGAGGTGCTGCCCCAGCTCCGCGCGATGGTGCGCCCCTCGGTGGTCAACCTGATCGACGACCTGCCCGCGATGCCCCGCTTCGACGTGGTCTTCCTGCGCAACGTGCTCATCTACTTCGACCTCGCGGTGCGCCACGAGGTGCTCGACCGGGTCCGGGACGTCATGGCCCCGGACGGCTACCTCGTGCTCGGCTCCTCCGAGACCGCCATGGACCTCGGGGACCGCTGGGTGCGCGAGACCTGCGGTCGACTGCAGCTCCACCGGCCCGCTCCGTACGTGCGGACGCCCGCGGCCGCACCCACCCTCACCGCGACGGGATCCTGA
- the flgB gene encoding flagellar basal body rod protein FlgB — protein sequence MSFAVTDAVSAALGAALDGVSVRQRVIADNIANIDTPGFRASSVDFESSLRAAIAGGQVENGTPLSVTATPTDTPVGPNGNNVDLRKESLAAMQSQFQYQLLTRAVNDRYSLLRTAVTGQ from the coding sequence TTGTCCTTCGCCGTCACCGACGCGGTCTCCGCCGCGCTCGGCGCCGCCCTCGACGGGGTCTCCGTGCGCCAGCGCGTGATCGCCGACAACATCGCGAACATCGACACCCCGGGCTTCCGGGCGAGCTCGGTCGACTTCGAGTCCTCCCTGCGCGCCGCCATCGCCGGCGGCCAGGTCGAGAACGGCACCCCGCTGTCGGTGACCGCCACCCCCACCGACACCCCCGTGGGCCCGAACGGCAACAACGTCGACCTGCGCAAGGAGTCGCTGGCGGCGATGCAGTCCCAGTTCCAGTACCAGCTGCTGACCCGCGCGGTGAACGACCGCTACTCGCTGCTGCGCACCGCCGTGACGGGGCAGTGA
- a CDS encoding response regulator, which translates to MHALIIDDSRAMRLILRRIMVELGFGATEAANGQEALDLLQVGLHPDLCLVDWNMPVMDGYDFVTEVRKVREWRDITLMMVTTESEHAQIVRALAAGAHEYVIKPFTADAIRDKLELLGLAQDGAFA; encoded by the coding sequence ATGCACGCACTGATCATCGACGACTCCCGCGCCATGCGGCTCATCCTGCGCCGGATCATGGTGGAGCTGGGCTTCGGCGCCACCGAGGCGGCCAACGGCCAGGAGGCGCTCGACCTGCTGCAGGTCGGGCTGCACCCCGACCTGTGCCTGGTCGACTGGAACATGCCGGTGATGGACGGGTACGACTTCGTCACCGAGGTCCGCAAGGTCCGGGAGTGGCGCGACATCACCCTGATGATGGTCACCACCGAGAGCGAGCACGCGCAGATCGTCCGGGCCCTGGCGGCGGGCGCGCACGAGTACGTGATCAAGCCCTTCACCGCCGACGCCATCCGCGACAAGCTGGAGCTGCTCGGGCTCGCTCAGGACGGAGCCTTCGCATGA
- a CDS encoding response regulator: MRILVADDSRVMRQIVIRTLRQAGFAGHEVVEAENGRQAVDLVARERLDLVLSDWNMPEMSGLDALSLIRASGSTIPFGFVTSEGTEDMRARATAAGAQFLIAKPFTAEVFASQLSTVLPLAP; this comes from the coding sequence ATGAGGATCCTGGTCGCCGACGACAGCCGGGTGATGCGCCAGATCGTCATCCGTACGCTGCGCCAGGCCGGCTTCGCGGGCCACGAGGTGGTGGAGGCGGAGAACGGGCGCCAGGCCGTCGACCTGGTCGCCCGGGAGCGCCTGGACCTGGTCCTCTCGGACTGGAACATGCCCGAGATGAGCGGGCTCGACGCGCTGTCGCTGATCCGCGCGTCCGGCTCGACGATCCCGTTCGGCTTCGTCACCTCCGAGGGCACCGAGGACATGCGCGCCCGGGCGACCGCGGCCGGGGCGCAGTTCCTGATCGCCAAGCCCTTCACCGCCGAGGTCTTCGCCAGCCAGCTCTCCACGGTCCTGCCGCTCGCCCCATGA